The following coding sequences lie in one Thermodesulfobacteriota bacterium genomic window:
- the murI gene encoding glutamate racemase, producing MTSNIKKAPIGVFDSGIGGLTVAKELISALPSENIIYLGDTARVPYGTKSGRTVITYSHSNADFLISKGIKLLVVACNTASSVSIPSLREEFDIPVIGVIEPGARKAVSVTRSGKIGVIGTPSTINSSAYKKAIHSFQSDIEVFTKACPLFVPLADEGWTQGEIVERIAQEYLAPLKETGIDVLVLGCTHYPLLKETINNVMGDGITLVDSAQETAKEIVHVLTSEELLNKTDSLSEREFYLTDVSDSFISVAGRFLGEKIDKIEMVDITGTTKLPSP from the coding sequence ATGACGAGCAATATAAAAAAAGCGCCGATCGGAGTATTTGACTCAGGTATTGGTGGGCTTACAGTTGCAAAGGAACTTATTTCCGCCCTTCCCTCCGAGAATATTATTTACCTAGGTGATACAGCAAGAGTTCCCTACGGAACCAAATCTGGTAGAACTGTTATTACTTACTCCCACAGTAACGCCGATTTCTTGATTTCAAAGGGAATCAAGCTCTTAGTAGTAGCCTGCAACACGGCGTCATCAGTATCCATCCCTAGTCTAAGGGAAGAATTCGATATACCTGTCATTGGTGTGATAGAACCAGGGGCAAGAAAAGCTGTGAGCGTAACTAGATCTGGCAAAATTGGTGTGATTGGCACCCCTTCTACAATTAACAGCAGCGCCTATAAAAAAGCTATTCATTCATTTCAATCAGACATAGAAGTATTTACGAAAGCCTGCCCGCTCTTTGTTCCGCTAGCCGATGAAGGCTGGACCCAAGGAGAGATAGTTGAGCGGATAGCACAGGAGTATTTAGCGCCACTAAAAGAAACAGGAATAGATGTTTTGGTGCTGGGTTGTACACATTACCCACTCTTAAAAGAAACCATTAACAATGTAATGGGAGATGGAATTACACTTGTTGATTCCGCCCAAGAAACTGCCAAGGAAATAGTTCATGTACTAACTTCTGAAGAACTTTTAAATAAAACAGATTCCCTCTCTGAGCGAGAATTCTATTTGACCGATGTATCTGATAGTTTTATATCTGTCGCCGGAAGATTTTTAGGGGAGAAAATAGATAAGATTGAAATGGTTGACATTACAGGGACGACAAAACTGCCGTCCCCATAG
- a CDS encoding DMT family transporter, translating to MNKTFLHLLLLIFTITTWGYSWVLMKMGLDYAEPFTFAALRNAIGAVAMLIFIKYRSISWPSINKFPDFIAVGIFQTGLMFASMLYGMQFVTAGKTSVLLYTMPIWTIFMVRFYLKEKLDRTTWIGVALGTLGVISILGIDVLEYQSSEILFGELLIIAAAISWAVSNIWVKKRLGTENVYRISAMQLTFGALFLIGLSIPTEGLFDVQWNPHSIYILLFTGIIASAVDFTIWFYLIKNIDIKITTFSSMLVPVFGILFDWLILGTPLDDGVIIGGILILFGIYLVSKK from the coding sequence ATGAATAAAACATTTCTACACCTTTTGCTTTTGATATTCACTATCACTACGTGGGGATACTCCTGGGTACTTATGAAAATGGGCCTGGACTATGCAGAGCCCTTTACTTTTGCAGCGCTTAGAAATGCAATAGGCGCAGTGGCAATGCTGATATTTATTAAATACAGATCTATTAGCTGGCCAAGTATTAACAAGTTCCCAGACTTCATAGCTGTGGGTATTTTCCAGACCGGACTTATGTTTGCTTCAATGCTCTATGGGATGCAGTTTGTAACTGCGGGCAAGACTTCAGTTCTTCTCTACACAATGCCCATTTGGACAATCTTTATGGTCCGCTTTTATCTTAAAGAGAAACTAGACAGGACAACGTGGATAGGGGTTGCACTCGGGACACTTGGAGTTATAAGCATATTAGGAATCGATGTTCTTGAATATCAGAGCTCGGAAATACTATTTGGGGAACTTTTAATAATTGCTGCAGCTATATCGTGGGCAGTCTCAAATATATGGGTAAAAAAGCGCTTGGGCACAGAGAATGTATACAGGATAAGCGCTATGCAGCTTACATTCGGAGCACTATTTCTCATAGGACTATCTATACCAACCGAGGGTCTTTTTGATGTACAGTGGAACCCTCACTCTATATATATTCTTCTTTTTACCGGAATAATCGCATCAGCTGTGGATTTTACAATCTGGTTTTATCTTATTAAAAACATAGACATTAAAATCACTACATTCTCCTCTATGCTGGTTCCTGTTTTCGGAATTCTCTTTGATTGGCTCATACTTGGAACCCCACTTGATGATGGTGTAATAATTGGCGGTATTTTAATACTTTTTGGCATATACTTAGTCTCTAAAAAGTAA
- a CDS encoding electron transfer flavoprotein subunit beta/FixA family protein, whose translation MKILVIVSQTQDTEAKIQVSASGDSVDTGDMKWIMNPYDEFAVEEAIQTKEKQGGEVVIVSIGPARVVETIRQALAMGADSAVHISGDAFADTDSYATGAIIASEIKKLGEFDIIFTGMKIIDEESGQVGVQIAEELGIPHVSLVSKVVEINADAKKAVCQKEIDGGHVVVEVPLPCLITCPDAMNEPRYASLPGIMKAKKKPLTEVSMDDIGFDGLGFGQDAVSKQGARVTTTAIEVPQIERKLKIIKGSDEPMVKGEEIANSAKELITLLRDDAKVI comes from the coding sequence GTGAAGATTCTAGTAATTGTCAGTCAGACACAAGATACAGAGGCTAAGATACAAGTATCAGCCAGCGGCGATTCCGTTGACACTGGGGACATGAAATGGATCATGAATCCATATGATGAATTCGCTGTTGAAGAGGCAATACAGACTAAGGAAAAACAGGGCGGTGAAGTAGTAATTGTTTCTATTGGACCGGCAAGAGTTGTAGAAACAATAAGACAAGCACTTGCAATGGGCGCAGATAGTGCTGTGCATATCAGCGGAGATGCTTTTGCTGATACCGATTCATATGCAACTGGCGCAATAATAGCAAGTGAAATCAAAAAGCTAGGAGAGTTTGACATCATCTTCACCGGGATGAAAATTATTGATGAGGAGTCAGGACAAGTCGGCGTTCAAATCGCTGAGGAGCTGGGAATTCCTCATGTTTCTCTTGTAAGTAAGGTTGTTGAGATAAATGCTGACGCTAAAAAAGCAGTTTGTCAGAAAGAGATAGACGGGGGACACGTAGTTGTTGAAGTGCCGCTTCCTTGTCTTATAACATGCCCTGATGCTATGAATGAACCGCGCTACGCATCACTTCCAGGAATCATGAAAGCTAAGAAAAAACCTCTTACGGAAGTTTCAATGGATGATATAGGTTTTGACGGACTTGGATTTGGGCAGGACGCTGTAAGTAAGCAAGGCGCCAGAGTAACAACAACAGCAATCGAAGTGCCTCAGATTGAGAGGAAACTCAAGATCATCAAGGGTTCAGATGAGCCAATGGTAAAAGGCGAGGAGATTGCGAACTCTGCGAAGGAGCTTATTACACTGCTTAGGGACGATGCAAAAGTTATCTAA
- a CDS encoding electron transfer flavoprotein subunit alpha/FixB family protein translates to MSNDVWVVADLKLDGSIRKVTFEALSEAKEKLVGGLGGQLCAVLLGSGVSGMEAELGKYGAEKVYVVDSDLLKDYNTEGYVNALSELIKQNEPAVVIAGNTVFGQDYFPRVAARLGSGVAMDAISIGLSGNKLQIERYSHSSKAIQTQVFHGDSTMMATVRPNSFKAVESPAAPEVISGSVELNPADIHVKVIELQTKTSDRPELTEAERVVAGGRGLASEENFKYIYDLADTLGAAAGATRAAVDAGYCPYDMQVGQTGKAVSPNLYIGIAISGSVQHFAGMGSSKVIVAINKDPEAPIFQKCDYGIVGDLFEVLPPFTADVKALVSEG, encoded by the coding sequence ATGAGTAACGATGTATGGGTAGTAGCGGATCTAAAATTAGACGGATCAATAAGAAAAGTAACCTTTGAAGCGCTTTCAGAGGCTAAAGAAAAACTAGTGGGCGGCCTTGGCGGGCAGCTTTGCGCAGTGCTCTTGGGTTCAGGAGTTTCCGGAATGGAAGCAGAACTCGGAAAATACGGCGCTGAGAAAGTATATGTAGTGGACAGTGATCTACTAAAAGATTACAACACTGAGGGTTATGTTAATGCCCTAAGTGAATTGATTAAGCAAAATGAGCCGGCAGTAGTAATAGCAGGTAACACAGTGTTTGGGCAGGACTATTTCCCCAGGGTAGCTGCTAGATTGGGATCCGGAGTTGCGATGGATGCGATTTCAATTGGTCTGTCAGGCAACAAGCTTCAGATTGAACGCTATTCACATTCAAGTAAAGCTATTCAGACTCAGGTATTTCATGGAGATTCCACAATGATGGCCACAGTAAGACCAAACTCCTTTAAAGCTGTTGAGTCTCCAGCAGCACCAGAGGTCATAAGCGGATCGGTAGAGTTAAACCCCGCTGATATTCACGTAAAAGTTATTGAGCTTCAGACCAAGACATCTGATAGACCGGAGCTTACAGAGGCAGAAAGAGTAGTTGCTGGAGGAAGAGGGCTCGCAAGTGAGGAGAACTTCAAATATATCTACGATCTTGCAGACACACTAGGCGCAGCAGCAGGTGCAACACGTGCAGCAGTGGACGCTGGGTACTGTCCATATGATATGCAGGTGGGTCAGACAGGTAAAGCTGTTTCACCTAACCTCTACATTGGAATTGCAATCTCAGGCTCTGTTCAGCATTTTGCTGGAATGGGTTCATCAAAAGTTATTGTTGCAATTAATAAAGACCCTGAGGCACCTATATTCCAAAAATGTGACTACGGAATTGTAGGAGATCTTTTTGAAGTGCTCCCGCCATTTACAGCAGATGTAAAGGCGCTTGTTTCAGAAGGATAA